The following are from one region of the Arachis duranensis cultivar V14167 chromosome 10, aradu.V14167.gnm2.J7QH, whole genome shotgun sequence genome:
- the LOC107472024 gene encoding abscisic acid 8'-hydroxylase 2, with protein MQLISCFITHPAYYYVSLFSMIIIIGGLFLQIQWRKRFKYNKEWYLPPGSMGWPFLGETLKLYTQNPNSFFSKRQKKYGQIFKTHILGCPCVMISNPDAARAVLVSHAHLFKAGHPPSKEKLIGPQAVFFQQGAYHSMLKKLIQNSFLPSKIKNSVSEVEHILLDLLPTWTNKTINTLQEMKKYAFQVAAISAFGTTMEVEIEEICKLYRCFEKGYNSYPLHIPGTSYWKAIKARKLLDESIGRLIKRRKESGELGGGILGELLEAKAKYKLSDSQVSDNLIGVIFAAHDTTATALTWLLKYLHDNPILLEAVTKEHEGIKIKTAQQNRGLSWDDTRQMPLTTRVIQETLRSASILSFTFREAVEDVVVQGYYIPKGWKVLPLFRSIHHSADFFPQPHKFDPSRFEVPPRPNTYMPFGNGIHSCPGNELAKLELLVLLHHLTISYRWQVVGNNGDGIQYGPFPVPKHGLPVKITRRNNIFT; from the exons ATGCAACTTATTTCATGCTTTATTACCCATCCTGCTTATTATTATGTGTCCTTGTTttcaatgataataataataggaGGATTATTCCTCCAAATCCAATGGAGGAAGCGGTTCAAATATAATAAAGAGTGGTACTTGCCTCCCGGTTCTATGGGCTGGCCCTTTCTTGGAGAAACTCTCAAACTTTACACTCAAAACCCAAATTCCTTCTTCTCCAAGAGACAGAAAAAATACGGGCAGATATTCAAGACGCACATACTGGGCTGCCCGTGCGTGATGATATCAAATCCAGATGCGGCAAGAGCGGTGCTGGTGAGTCACGCGCATCTCTTCAAAGCAGGACATCCACCCAGCAAAGAGAAGCTCATAGGCCCCCAAGCTGTGTTCTTCCAACAAGGCGCCTATCACTCCATGCTCAAGAAACtcattcaaaactctttcttgCCCTCCAAAATCAAGAACTCTGTCTCCGAGGTTGAGCATATTCTCCTCGATTTGTTGCCTACTTGGACCAACAAAACCATCAACACCTTGCAAGAGATGAAAAAG TATGCTTTCCAAGTGGCTGCAATATCGGCCTTTGGTACAACAATGGAggtagaaatagaagaaatatGCAAACTGTATCGATGCTTCGAGAAAGGCTACAACTCTTATCCCTTACATATTCCTGGAACTTCCTATTGGAAAGCAATCAAG GCAAGGAAGCTTCTAGATGAGAGTATAGGGAGgttaataaaaagaagaaaagaaagtggaGAGCTTGGTGGAGGGATATTGGGAGAATTGCTGGAAGCGAAAGCAAAATACAAACTCTCTGATTCTCAGGTTTCTGATAATCTCATTGGTGTTATCTTCGCTGCACATGACACCACTGCAACTGCTCTTACTTGGCTTCTCAAATACTTACACGACAATCCCATTCTCTTAGAAGCTGTCACA AAAGAACACGAAGGAATCAAGATCAAAACAGCTCAACAAAATCGTGGACTTTCTTGGGATGATACCAGGCAGATGCCACTCACTACTCgg GTAATCCAAGAAACGTTGAGAAGTGCAAGCATACTGTCATTCACATTCAGAGAAGCAGTGGAAGATGTGGTGGTTCAAGGTTACTACATTCCCAAAGGCTGGAAGGTCCTTCCACTCTTCAGAAGCATTCACCATTCTGCTGATTTCTTCCCTCAACCACACAAATTCGACCCCTCACGCTTCGAG GTGCCACCGAGACCAAACACATACATGCCATTTGGAAATGGAATCCATTCTTGTCCAGGGAATGAGCTAGCCAAGCTTGAGCTTCTTGTCCTCCTTCATCATCTCACTATTTCATATAg GTGGCAAGTTGTGGGAAATAATGGTGATGGAATACAGTATGGTCCTTTTCCAGTGCCCAAACATGGCTTACCAGTAAAGATTACCCGCAGAAACAACATCTTTACCTAA
- the LOC107471712 gene encoding uncharacterized protein LOC107471712 translates to MGPLDFNALKKMQNSANELLHSAVVQEALVQEREEKWLKELSDSCLGMLEVCGISKDVLVLVKEHLEDLRFTLRRASIGEKGMEDKMAACDSYRKKLKKETLKCLKWLKAKRITTPSIMELVLVVDVLREVRLTSISIVESLLSLISTPWLESKSKSWRRRSLFSDAMLLQSANKRLAGVQMAIQDLDLELDCIFRRLIHTRVLLLNILTPN, encoded by the coding sequence ATGGGACCCCTTGATTTTAATGCTCTGAAGAAGATGCAGAATTCTGCGAACGAACTGCTTCACTCAGCAGTAGTCCAAGAAGCACTGGTGCAGGAGCGGGAAGAGAAATGGTTGAAAGAGTTGTCGGATTCATGTTTGGGAATGCTGGAGGTGTGCGGAATCTCGAAGGACGTTCTGGTGCTGGTGAAGGAACACCTTGAAGATCTTCGATTCACATTGCGGAGAGCCAGCATAGGGGAGAAGGGAATGGAGGACAAGATGGCGGCCTGCGATTCCTACAGGAAGAAGCTGAAGAAAGAGACCCTCAAGTGTTTGAAATGGCTCAAGGCCAAAAGAATCACTACTCCAAGCATAATGGAGCTGGTGTTGGTTGTTGATGTTCTAAGGGAAGTGAGGTTGACCAGCATCTCAATAGTGGAATCACTACTGTCTCTGATTTCAACACCGTGGTTGGAGTCAAAGTCAAAATCATGGAGGAGGCGGTCTTTGTTCTCAGATGCAATGCTGCTTCAAAGCGCAAACAAGAGGCTTGCAGGGGTTCAGATGGCCATTCAAGATCTCGACCTTGAGTTGGACTGCATCTTCAGGCGTTTGATTCACACTAGGGTTTTGCTCCTTAACATACTCACGCCAAATTGa
- the LOC107471731 gene encoding nicotinamidase 2, translated as MASCSSYRKYEIRKRDPEPKRCALLVIDMQNYFASMANPILPNLNATIDLCRHASMPVIFTRHSHRNLDDHSMLAEWWSGDLILDGTPDAQLMAALHRKPGEDMVVEKNTYSAFRKSGLEEKLVEMGIKEVIVTGVMTNLCCETNAREAFVRGFRVFFSTDATATSDEELHDATLKNMAYGFAYLLDSHTLKQALTH; from the exons ATGGCGTCGTGCTCGTCCTATAGAAAGTACGAGATAAGGAAGAGAGATCCAGAGCCCAAAAGATGCGCCCTCTTGGTCATCGATATGCAGAACTACTTCGCCTCCATGGCCAATCCCATACTCCCAAACCTCAACGCTACCATCGACCTCTGCAGGCACGCCTCCATGCCCGTCATATTCACGCGCCACTCGCACCGCAACCTCGACGACCACTCCATGCTGGCCGAGTGGTGGTCCGGCGACCTCATCCTGGACGGCACTCCCGATGCTCAACTTATGGCAGCCCTCCACCGCAAACCTG GGGAAGACATGGTGGTGGAGAAGAACACATACAGTGCGTTCAGGAAGAGTGGGTTGGAAGAGAAGCTGGTGGAGATGGGAATTAAGGAAGTGATAGTGACGGGTGTGATGACAAACCTCTGCTGCGAGACCAACGCGCGAGAGGCATTTGTTAGAGGCTTCAGAGTGTTCTTCTCCACGGATGCCACTGCCACGTCGGATGAGGAGCTTCACGATGCCACTCTCAAGAACATGGCTTATGGTTTTGCTTACTTGCTTGACTCCCACACCCTCAAACAAGCCCTCACTCACTAG
- the LOC107471872 gene encoding amino acid transporter AVT6A translates to MTIVSTAPKTERKKSRKNKAIVNENAPLLPKTQESDAGFDDFNGASFSGAVFNLSTTIIGAGIMALPATLRELGMLPGLAFIVFMALLTEKSIEFLIRFTRAGKAVSYGGLMGDSFGKYGKALVQLCVIINNIGVLIVYMIIIGDVLSGTSASGEHHSGILEGWFGAHWWTGRTFIVLFTTLAIFLPLASFKRIDSLRFTSALSVALAVVFLVIAVGISVVKVISGGIAMPKLFPAIPDVTSFFNLFTVVPVFVTAYICHYNVHSIDNELEDSSQMQGVVRTALGLCSSVYLLISFFGYLLFGEGTLDDVLANFDTDLGIPFSTVLNDAVRLSYAAHLMLVFPVVFYPLRLNIDGLLFPSSRPLVLDNFRFATVTVGLIGVIFLGANFIPSIWDAFQFTGATAAVCLGFIFPAAITLRDRYNIATKTDKILSVLMIVLAVFSNIVAIYSDAYALIKQNKGSRA, encoded by the exons ATGACGATTGTGAGCACCGCACCTAAGACTGAGAGGAAGAAGTCAAGGAAGAACAAGGCAATAGTTAATGAGAACGCTCCCTTGTTGCCTAAGACTCAAGAGAGTGATGCTGGTTTTGATGATTTCAATGGAGCTTCATTCTCGGGAGCAGTTTTCAACTTGTCAACAACAATCATTGGTGCTGGGATCATGGCCTTGCCTGCAACCTTGAGGGAGTTGGGGATGTTGCCTGGCCTCGCCTTCATAGTCTTCATGGCTTTGTTGACTGAGAAGTCAATTGAGTTCTTGATCAGGTTCACCAGGGCAGGAAAAGCTGTTTCCTATGGTGGCCTCATGGGGGATTCATTTGGGAAATATGGGAAAGCACTTGTGCAGCTATGTGTCATAATCAATAACATTGGTGTGCTCATTGTTTACATGATCATAATTG GTGATGTGCTGTCTGGAACATCTGCAAGTGGAGAACATCATTCTGGTATCCTTGAAGGATGGTTTGGTGCACATTGGTGGACCGGGAGGACATTTATTGTCCTGTTTACAACACTGGCTATATTTCTTCCACTGGCAAGCTTTAAGCGAATTG ATTCCTTGAGATTCACATCTGCACTCTCAGTTGCACTGGCAGTTGTTTTTCTTGTCATTGCTGTGGGAATCTCAGTTGTCAAGGTTATTAGCGGGGGCATTGCAATGCCAAAACTCTTCCCAGCCATTCCCGATGTGACATCGTTCTTTAATCTATTCACTGTGGTTCCTGTGTTTGTGACTGCATATATCTGCCACTACAACG TTCACAGCATAGATAATGAACTTGAGGACTCCTCACAGATGCAAGGGGTTGTACGCACTGCCCTTGGTTTATGCTCTTCCGTGTACTTATTGATAAGCTTCTTCGGGTATCTTCTATTTGGCGAAGGAACTCTTGATGACGTGCTTGCCAATTTTGATACCGACCTCGGAATCCCTTTCAGTACCGTCCTCAATGATGCTGTCCGATTGAGCTACGCTGCACACCTCATGCTTGTATTTCCAGTTGTTTTCTATCCGCTGCGGCTCAACATAGATGGTCTCCTCTTCCCTTCATCAAGGCCCTTGGTTCTGGATAACTTCAGATTTGCAACAGTCACTGTTGGCCTAATTGGTGTGATCTTCCTTGGCGCAAATTTCATACCTAGCATTTGGGATGCTTTCCAGTTCACCGGAGCAACTGCTGCTGTCTGTCTAGGATTCATATTCCCGGCTGCCATTACTCTTAG GGACAGGTACAACATAGCGACCAAGACAGATAAGATTCTATCTGTGCTGATGATAGTCCTTGCAGTCTTCTCAAACATTGTGGCCATATACAGTGATGCCTATGCTTTGATCAAGCAGAACAAGGGTTCTCGCGCGTAA
- the LOC107472030 gene encoding pentatricopeptide repeat-containing protein At3g24000, mitochondrial, producing MVPPSSEMAAAASTASCSGSSPAPRVLSSTSTPSNLLHSPPPLLTKHPHPQVSCFPQKGFSNITHAFLGKALHGLCIKGLLHLGTFYTNTLINMYCKFHNIEYARHVFDRMPDRNQASWNNLMSGFVRVGCYGEAMHLFRHMCEVGATPSSYALASLVTACDRSGCMPEGALQIHAYAVKCSLLSDVFAGTSLLHFYGAHAHVSEATKIFEEIDQPNIVSWTSLMVAYADNGYTKEVLNIYQNLRRQEVPCNQNTMAIVIRSCGMLDDRTLGYQILGDVIKSGLDTNISVANSLISMFGNFECVEEASCVFDNMLERDTISWNSMITASAHNGRCEESLGHLVRMRHDQMEINYITISSLLSVCGSAQNLRWGRGLHGLLVKSGLESNVCVCNSLISMYLQAGNFEDSEFVFHTMPERDLISWNSMMACHVEDAKYSRAMQLLIEMLHTRKSMNYVTFTTALSACNNIEKLKIVHGLVNLFGVQHNLIVGNALVTIYGKFGLMDEAQKVHKLMPERDEVTWNALIGGHADNKEPNAAIKAFNLLREEGVSVNYITVVNLLSACLASDDLLEHGMPIHAYIIRAGFELDTYVQSSLITMYAQCGDLDTSNYIFYALANKNSSTWNAILSANAHYGPGEEALKLFVNMRNGGVLLDQFSFSVALAIIGNLTVLDEGQQLHSLIIKLGFDSNDYVLNATMDMYGKCGEIDDVFKILPQPRNRSRRSWNILISALARHGFFQQAREVFHEMVDMGLRPDHVTFVSLLSACSHGGLVDEGLAYFSSMTDEYGVATGIEHCTCIIDLLGRAGRLAEAEAFIDKMPVAPNDLVWRSLLAACKIHGNLELGRRAADRLFELDSLDDSAYVLYSNVCASSRRWGDVENVRRQMESNKVKKKPACSWVKLKNKVTSFGMGEQFHPQTTQINRKLDELRKIIKEAGYVADTSYSLQDTDEEQKEHNLWNHSERIALAFGLVNSPESSPLRIFKNLRVCGDCHSVFKLVSKILDRKIILRDAYRFHHFSGGKCSCSDYW from the coding sequence ATGGTGCCGCCGTCGTCCGAGATGGCTGCGGCTGCGTCCACCGCCAGTTGCAGCGGCAGTAGTCCAGCACCACGTGTCTTATCTTCCACTTCCACTCCCTCTAATCTCCTTCATTCCCCACCTCCCTTGCTTACAAAGCACCCTCACCCCCAAGTTTCATGCTTCCCCCAAAAGGGCTTCTCGAACATCACTCACGCCTTTCTCGGCAAAGCCTTGCATGGACTTTGCATTAAGGGCCTTCTTCACCTTGGCACATTCTATACCAATACCTTGATCAACATGTACTGCAAGTTTCACAACATTGAATATGCGCGCCACGTGTTCGATAGAATGCCCGATAGAAACCAAGCTTCTTGGAACAACTTGATGTCTGGCTTTGTTAGAGTTGGTTGCTACGGGGAAGCAATGCACCTCTTTCGTCACATGTGTGAAGTTGGTGCCACACCAAGCAGTTATGCACTTGCTAGTTTAGTGACTGCCTGTGACAGGTCAGGATGCATGCCTGAAGGAGCACTTCAGATTCATGCTTATGCTGTTAAATGCAGTTTGCTGTCTGATGTGTTTGCTGGCACTTCTCTGCTGCACTTTTATGGTGCACACGCTCATGTTTCCGAGGCTACCAAAATATTCGAGGAGATTGATCAACCAAATATAGTCTCTTGGACTTCTTTGATGGTTGCCTATGCCGATAATGGGTACACAAAGGAGGTTCTAAATATTTACCAGAACTTGAGACGCCAAGAGGTACCTTGCAACCAAAACACAATGGCTATTGTTATTCGATCCTGTGGAATGCTCGATGATAGAACCCTGGGATACCAAATCCTTGGAGATGTGATCAAATCTGGATTAGACACTAATATCTCTGTTGCAAACTCCCTCATATCTATGTTCGGTAATTTTGAGTGTGTTGAGGAGGCATCTTGTGTGTTTGATAACATGTTGGAACGTGACACTATTTCATGGAATTCAATGATCACTGCAAGTGCGCATAATGGTCGTTGTGAAGAGTCTCTAGGGCACCTTGTTCGGATGCGTCATGATCAGAtggaaataaattatattactaTTTCGTCCTTATTATCGGTTTGTGGCTCAGCTCAAAATTTGAGATGGGGACGAGGACTTCATGGTCTATTAGTGAAATCTGGACTTGAATCGAATGTTTGTGTGTGCAATAGTCTTATTAGTATGTATTTGCAGGCTGGAAATTTTGAGGATTCAGAGTTTGTATTTCATACCATGCCAGAGAGGGATTTGATCTCATGGAATTCCATGATGGCATGCCATGTTGAGGATGCAAAGTATTCACGTGCCATGCAACTTTTGATTGAGATGCTCCATACGAGGAAGTCAATGAACTATGTGACTTTCACAACTGCATTATCTGCCTGTAATAAtatagaaaaactaaagattGTTCATGGCCTTGTGAATCTTTTCGGTGTCCAGCACAATCTGATCGTTGGTAATGCACTGGTTACCATATACGGTAAGTTTGGTTTGATGGATGAAGCACAAAAGGTGCACAAACTAATGCCTGAAAGAGATGAAGTAACTTGGAATGCACTTATAGGTGGCCATGCTGACAATAAAGAACCAAATGCGGCAATTAAAGCTTTCAATTTATTGAGAGAAGAAGGTGTATCTGTAAATTACATTACTGTTGTTAATCTTCTCAGTGCTTGTTTGGCTTCTGATGATCTCTTGGAGCATGGAATGCCCATCCATGCATATATAATCAGGGCAGGCTTTGAATTGGATACGTATGTCCAGAGTTCCCTAATTACAATGTATGCTCAGTGTGGTGATCTTGATACAAGTAACTACATTTTTTATGCATTAGCTAATAAAAATTCGAGTACTTGGAATGCCATTCTTTCTGCAAATGCCCATTATGGACCTGGTGAGGAGGCACTCAAACTTTTTGTAAATATGAGGAATGGAGGGGTTCTTCTAGATCAGTTTAGCTTCTCTGTAGCCCTTGCCATCATTGGGAACTTAACTGTACTGGATGAAGGTCAGCAGCTTCATAGCCTGATTATTAAACTTGGGTTTGACTCAAATGATTATGTACTAAATGCTACGATGGATATGTATGGAAAATGTGGGGAAATTGATGACGTGTTTAAAATCCTTCCCCAACCAAGAAACAGGTCACGGAGGTCTTGGAACATTTTAATATCAGCACTAGCCAGACATGGGTTCTTCCAACAGGCTAGGGAAGTCTTTCATGAGATGGTTGACATGGGACTGAGACCAGACCATGTGACTTTTGTTTCACTTTTGTCTGCATGCAGCCATGGGGGTTTGGTGGATGAGGGTCTTGCATACTTCTCTTCAATGACTGATGAATATGGCGTCGCCACAGGAATCGAACATTGTACATGTATAATTGATCTTCTTGGGCGAGCAGGGAGGCTTGCTGAGGCTGAGGCGTTTATTGATAAGATGCCAGTTGCACCAAATGACCTTGTGTGGCGTAGCTTGTTGGCTGCTTGTAAGATACATGGTAATTTGGAGCTTGGAAGGAGAGCTGCGGATCGTCTTTTTGAATTGGATTCATTGGATGATTCAGCTTATGTTCTTTATTCAAATGTGTGCGCTTCCAGTAGAAGATGGGGAGATGTAGAGAATGTGAGGAGGCAAATGGAATCAAATAAAGTAAAGAAAAAACCTGCATGTAGTTGGGTGAAGCTGAAAAATAAGGTTACTTCTTTTGGAATGGGAGAGCAGTTTCATCCACAAACGACACAAATCAATAGGAAGTTGGATGAGTTGAGAAAGATTATTAAAGAGGCAGGGTATGTGGCTGACACAAGCTATTCATTGCAAGACACGGATGAAGAACAAAAGGAGCATAATCTTTGGAACCATAGTGAGAGAATTGCCCTTGCTTTCGGATTGGTCAACAGCCCAGAAAGTTCACCACTTAGAATATTTAAGAACCTTCGTGTTTGTGGTGATTGCCACTCTGTTTTTAAGCTGGTTAGTAAAATCCTTGACAGGAAAATCATATTAAGAGATGCATATCGCTTTCACCATTTCAGTGGTGGCAAGTGTTCTTGTTCTGATTACTGGTAG